One genomic window of Coffea eugenioides isolate CCC68of chromosome 1, Ceug_1.0, whole genome shotgun sequence includes the following:
- the LOC113765310 gene encoding zinc transporter ZTP29 has protein sequence MDSQVLVALGLSLIGGLSTSIGALFVVVNQAPNVKMLGLLQGFAAGLMLSISFLDLAHNAMNSIGFLRGNLWFFAGVIFFAIVSGFIPEPTLAPSSDVKSSKKNGDEGGKDIMKKHRRQVLFSGIVTAIGISLHNFPEGMAVFLGSIKGLRVGLNLALAIALHNIPEGVAVALPVYFATHSKWKAFKLATLSGFAEPLGVIIVAYLFPSSLNPEVLEGLLGSVGGVMAFLTLHEMLPLAFDYAGQKQAVKAVFFGMAFMSASLYFLEISLPKDMSL, from the exons ATGGATTCTCAAGTATTGGTTGCTCTTGGACTCTCACTCATAGGTGGCTTAAGTACATCCATAG GTGCACTGTTTGTGGTTGTGAATCAGGCTCCAAATGTGAAGATGCTTGGGCTTTTACAG GGTTTTGCTGCAGGTCTTATGTTGAGCATATCATTCCTGGATTTGGCCCATAATGCTATGAACTCTATTGGTTTCTTAAGGGGAAACCTCTGG TTCTTTGCAGGTGTAATATTCTTTGCAATTGTTTCTGGTTTCATCCCAGAACCTACACTTGCTCCAAGTTCAGATGTGAAAAGCAGTAAG AAAAATGGGGATGAAGGGGGCAAGGATATAATGAAAAAGCACCGACGCCAAGTCTTGTTTAGTGGCATTGTTACAGCAATAG GAATTAGCTTGCACAATTTTCCAGAGGGAATGGCAGTCTTTCTTGGATCAATCAAG GGTCTTCGAGTTGGTCTAAATCTGGCTCTTGCTATTGCATTGCACAATATTCCGGAG GGTGTTGCAGTTGCACTTCCAGTTTATTTTGCAACACATAG CAAATGGAAGGCATTCAAACTGGCTACTCTTTCTGGCTTCGCAGAGCCTCTTGGTGTAATTATTGTAG CTTACTTATTCCCTAGCAGCTTAAATCCTGAAGTTTTGGAGGGTCTTCTTGGATCAG TAGGGGGAGTGATGGCCTTTCTTACCTTGCATGAGATGCTGCCTTTGGCATTTGACTATGCAGGGCAAAAGCAAGCTGTTAAAGCTGTGTTCTTTGGGATGGCGTTCATGTCTGCCAG CCTGTATTTTCTTGAGATCAGCTTGCCAAAAGACATGAGTTTGTAG